AAACCAGAGTTAGCCATCGAGTTAATTGAGCGCAGTCTAGCCCGAGGCTATAGACCAGAGATAGTCCTAATTGAATGTTAAGCCAGAGCAAGTAACAGCTCAATGGCTAGTCAAAACTTACTCTCAAAGAAATTGGGTGGAAGTATTTTATCGTGAAGTGAAAGGATGGCTAGGTTGGAGAGAAGCGCAAGTGCGAGATAAAAAGAGCTTGCTGCGTCATTTTATTCTAGTGTTTTGTGCTTATACTTTCATCATTTACCATAAGTTAACGGGTGGACTACGAAGGCAATGGGCCAATCGACGATTAAACACATTTGCCGAAGCTTTGTCTGCCTTTCGTGCAGCAATGTCCTTTCGTTTCTATAATTGGCTCCAGGAGAATTGGGACGTATTTGCAGCTCACCAAGCCAATTTAGGCTGGCTTTGGCGCTGATATTTGTTTAAGTCCCGCTAGGGGCTTCAATTCCTCTGGAGTCAATAGCTCTGGCAGCTCATACCTTTGAGATGGTTTTGCGATCGACCTATAAATACACGTCATTGGGATCGGGCTGTTTGACGCTAAAGACTATGCCATCTAAGGCTTATGGACGTGGAGCCTGCTCCGCTCAATGGAAAGGAGAGGTTATCACCTCCTACTGCAAGCACAAGTACGGGCGATCGCGGCAACTCGTCGGCATCCATGCTGGCGAAACCCGTCGCCTACTGCAAACTAATGGCAGTGCCAAACCATTAGAAGATGAATGGTTTGTCTGGGAATATCCCTTGATTGAGTGGGGCTTGGAACAGGAAAATTGCAATCTTCTCTGCGCGCACACTCTGGGAGAAGTGCCGAGGAAATCTTCTTGCTGGTTTTGCCCGAATTCGGGGATATCTGAGGTTAAAGACCTCAAAGAAAATTACCCGGATTACTACGAGCTGGGCTGCTTCATCGAGCAACAGGCCATGGATAACAGCAAGAGACGTGGCGTTAATAACGGCTCGGTAAAGGGACTCGGACGCCAATTCTCTTGGCGAGATATTGACCGATTAACGCCACTGGAACAGTTGGCGATCGACGCCCGCAAAGAACATCAATCTTGCCGTTGCATGGATTAATAACCAATGAAATTATTACAAGTTGTCAAATCGACTGTAGGCACGTTTGATCGGGTTGATAGGACAGTCTCATTAATCAATAGAAATGGGCACATCCAACTCCGCTGGTCGGTTGCTGGCGAGCGATACCACCTCTCCATTGCTGGAGGAATCACCAAATCCTCAATCAAAGCTGCCTACTCAGTCGCCCATACCATTGCTTCTGACATTCCCCTAAACAAATTCGATCCAACTCTAATCGCCTACGACCCCAACCGGAAAAAACGCCAAGAGCTGGTGCGGCAGCGTTTGGAACCCACCATTAAAGATTTATGGGAACGCTACAAAAGTTTTCGCAAAAACACCACTGCCCCAACCACTCAGAAAAGTGTTTGGGTAGAAATTGATCGCGGACTAAATGCCCTTCCTTCTGATGCTTTGAAACTGAAAAATATAGAGTACCTTGGAGAAGAGTACATGAAAATCTTCTCTGTTTCCACTTGCCACCGCCATTTTGAATCATTGCAGCCTGCCATCCGCAAAGCCATCCCCGATCTGAAGCTAAAACAGCAGCTCCCAAAAAAGTCAACCAAACCCATCGAATGGTTTCCACCGGACGAGGTCAAACAAATTTTATTAGCCTTTGAAAGCGATCGCTTTTGCCCAGATGCCGCCCGCGTCCTGCACAGCCACTACTTCCCCTACGTCAGCTTCCTCGCTCATACCGGCTGCCGCCCTGAAGAGGCCATTCCCTTAACTTGGGAAGATTTTGTACTCCTGCCAAACGGGAGTGGTTGCGAAGTGTCGATTGTGAAAACCTGGTCAAAGAATTTACTCAAGCCCTACACCAAGAACTACCTCAACCGAACCATCGCCCTCTCTCCTAAGCTGCAAGCCATCCTAGAGCCAAAGAGGAAGCCATCGGGACTGATTTTCCCCTCTCCACGAGGCAACTACATTAACCAGTCCAACTTTTGCGGCAAAGTCTGGCGGACAATCCTGCTGCAGCTAGTCGATCGAGGCAAGGTGAAGAAATATCTATGCCCGTATTGCCTCCGCCACAGTTTTGTCACCAATCTTCTGCACGAACACGATATCGCTCTGCCAACGATCGCCCAACTCGTTGGCGATCGCGTCGAGACAATTATGAAATTTTACGCCGGGGCAAAAAAACTGGAAACGCAGACGTTCCCAATCCTTTACTGAGAAAGTGGTGCAAATTTGGCGCGGGAACGTGGCGGTATATCCAGGCAGCTCTAGGGCGCGATCGCAAATAAAACTGGCTCAAATTGGCGCAAATCTGGCGCAAGGCTATTTTTGAGGCAATCTTGCCAATAGC
This window of the Roseofilum casamattae BLCC-M143 genome carries:
- a CDS encoding site-specific integrase — protein: MKLLQVVKSTVGTFDRVDRTVSLINRNGHIQLRWSVAGERYHLSIAGGITKSSIKAAYSVAHTIASDIPLNKFDPTLIAYDPNRKKRQELVRQRLEPTIKDLWERYKSFRKNTTAPTTQKSVWVEIDRGLNALPSDALKLKNIEYLGEEYMKIFSVSTCHRHFESLQPAIRKAIPDLKLKQQLPKKSTKPIEWFPPDEVKQILLAFESDRFCPDAARVLHSHYFPYVSFLAHTGCRPEEAIPLTWEDFVLLPNGSGCEVSIVKTWSKNLLKPYTKNYLNRTIALSPKLQAILEPKRKPSGLIFPSPRGNYINQSNFCGKVWRTILLQLVDRGKVKKYLCPYCLRHSFVTNLLHEHDIALPTIAQLVGDRVETIMKFYAGAKKLETQTFPILY